GCAATCTCGGCGGTCGCCTTTGCCGTGTGCTCGCCAGCCTCGCAGGTCGTCACATCGTTGATCACAATCGCCTTGGTCATACGCTCTGTCTCCTTTGAATTCGCACGGCACCGTCGCCGAGCGTGGCGGAACTCCGCCCGATTCAATGATCCCAACACGATTGAAGGATTGTCAACAATTTACAATCCTGTTATCGTGGGCACATGACCTCCAAAAATTCCGTGGGCACTCCGCCGGATCGCAATGACGCGCACTCCCACGACGAGCACAGCCACGAGCACGACCACAGTCACGGCACCGAGTTCAGCGACGGCCACCCCGCCCGCCCCGAGGCGCAAGACGGCGGCGGTCACGGCCACGACCACAACCACGGCCTGGACGGCCACGCGACGTCAGGCGGCAAGCACCGCAAGAAGCTGGTGATCGTCCTCAGCATCACCGCAACGATCTTCATCGTGCAACTCATCGGCGCGTACATCTCGGGATCGCTTGCGCTGCTCGCCGACGCGGGTCACATGCTCACCGACGCGACCGGCGTACTCATCGCCCTGATCGCGACATTTGTTGCCGCGCTACCCGCGACCTCGAAGCGCACCTTCGGCCTGATGCGCATCGAGGTCCTCTCCGCGATGATCAACGGCATCGTCCTCAGCGTCATCTGCGTCGTGATCGTCTACAGCGCGATCCAGCGCATCGGAAGCGACGTTGAGATCGAGACGGGCCCAATGCTCATCGCCGCCATTGTCGGCGCGGTCGCGAACGTCATCTCTCTCTTGATCCTGCAGTCGGGCCAAAAGGAGAGTATCAATATCCGCGGCGCCTACCTGGAGGTTCTGGGCGACCTCATCGGTTCGGGTGCGGTCATTGTGGCCGGATTCATCATCATGTTCACCGGGTGGAACTGGGTTGACCAGGTGGCCGCCTTCGCGATCGCGCTCCTCATCGCCCCCCGCGCCTACAGCCTCCTCAAGGATGTCGTCCACATCCTGATGGAAAGCACACCGAAGGACGTTGACCTCGACCAGACCCGCGAGCACCTGCTCTCGGTGCCCGGCGTGCAAGAGGTGCATGACCTGCACGCTTGGACGATTACCTCCGGCGTCAACGCCCTCTCGGCGCACGTCGTGATTGACGAGCAGGATCTCGACTCTCGCGGCTACCACAAAATTCTCGACGAGCTCCACACCTGCATCAGCGAGCATTTCGACACCAGCCACTGCACGCTGCAACTCGAACCGGTTCCACACGCCGAACACGAGCACAGCCTGCACCCGTAGGCCCAAATACTCCCGTCACTTCGTAGGTCTTGCACAGCATCCACCACAGTGGCGGGAATATTGTCTACAATGCGACAATAATCACTGTGGTGGAATGGCACCATCCTCACTGAAGCTTCTCGGAGGCACCCATGAATGGCGTAAACGCACTGTCCGCGATCACGAGTCGGCCCACGGCCGTGGTGATTGCCGATCAGCTTCGCGAGAGCATCATTGAGGGCGCCTTCGCGCCGGGCGATCAGATCAACGAAGCCCAGGTCGCGAGCCAGCTGAATGTCTCGCGCGGTCCGGTCCGTGAGGCCCTGCACCGTCTCGTCCAAGAGGGACTGCTGCTCGCGCGCCCCAATCGCGGCGTCTTCGTCCAAGAACTCAGCGTGCGAGATGTTGCCGAGGTGTACGAGGCGCGCGAAGTCATCGAGTGCGCCGCCGCCGAGATCATCACAAAACTCGAGCCTGAGCGGCGAAACGCGCTTGCCGACAGCCTCGAGTCCGTCATCGATCGAATGTCCGTCGCACTCGCGAAAGACGACTGGGCCGGTCTTGGACGCATCGACCTGGAATTCCACACCGAGCTCGTCGCTGACTCAGGAAACACGCGCCTAGTGCGCGCCTATGCCACCCTGGCCACCGAAGCGCTCATCTGCCTGAGGCATTTTCCTGGAGCGTACCCGAAGCCCGATCGCGTGGTCGCTGGGCACCGCGAGATCTCTGACCTCTTGCGCAGCGGCGATATGACCGAGCTGCACCTCGTGCTCCACCGTCACCTGTCACTCAACGACTACCCGCTGCACACGCACGATGCCGACGGTTCACTGCGCCACGGCCGTGACGAGGCCCACGAAGCGGCGCGCGTGTAACGGGCGCAGCGCCCACTTTCTCCGCTAGTTCAATTGCCCCTGGGCCGCGACACGCCATCGCCCGTGGAAGGTGCCGGAGCTGTCAGTGATGATGAGCTCTTCGACCGCGTTGACCACCGGGCAGACGTGATGCGGCACTACCGCGATCCGGTCTCCGACAGTCGGGCGCTCGCCCCCGATGGGCAGCTCGAGAAATCCGTGATATTCGTTGAGCTTCGCCAGCACACCATCGAAGCTGGGGACCTGACCGAAGCCGCGCTCGGGGCTACCCTCGCGGGCGAGCGCTTTCGTTCCGGCGTCGATGATGACGTGCCGGTGACCCTGATCGCTGACCACCGTACTCGCGACAAAGAGGCCGATCTGGCCGGTCTCGCAGTCTCCCAACCGCGCGTTGTCGTAGTCATTGAAGACGTACTCCCCCGGGCGAATCTCTGTGATCACCGGGTCAGTGCTGTACGCCGCGGTCGGCGTCGATGCGGCGCTGACGACGTGCGCTTCAAGACCTACATTCGCGAACGATGCGACCGCACGGCGCAACGCGTCGGCCTGATCGGCGGCAGCGGCTTCACGGGCCCCCAGCCTGCCCCCGTGGCCCGGGTACGTGAACACGCCGAGCGGCTCAAGGCCGCGCGACTGCGCGTGCGCCGCGAGGGCCCCCGCGGCTTCCGGGGGTACGCCCGAGCGCCCTGCACCGCAGTCCACCTCGATCACGACGCCGAGCAGGCCAACGAGTTCACCCATTGCGGCCGCGAGCTGATCGATGGCGGCGATACTCTCTGCCCCTACGCTCAGCTGCGTCTCCTGCGCCAGCCGTTGCAGGCGCTCAGCCTTGGCGCCGCCCGCCCACAGGGGGTAGGCCAGAAAAATGTCCGCGCAGCCGTCTTCGGCGAAGATCTCTGCCTCGCTCAGGTTTCCGGCAGTTAAACCGATGGCGCCAGCCTCGAGCTGCATTCGTCCGATCTCGAGGCACTTGTGCGTCTTCACGTGCGGGCGCAGGTCCTTGCCGTGAGCATCGGCAAACTCTTGCATGCGCGCAATGTTGTCGTCGACCACGTCGATCAACACGATCGGCGCCGGAGTGCTGATCTGATCACCCAGCCGCTCAATCACCTGAGGGAATTGCTGCATGCGCGTCCTCCAACTCTGCGCAGTCGATATCGCGACGGCGCGCGGGGCCGCGTGTGCTCCCCCGGCCCCGGCCTCACCCCATACTTCGCCCGGTGGGCTCAGCCCAGTCGACTGATGATGACGTTCTTTGGTTCGCTCATCTCACGGACCGCGCTCGCGACGCCCTCACGACCGACGCCGGACCGCTTCGAGCCGCCAAACGGCATCGAGTCGATACGGAAGTCGCTCGTCTCGTTGATGAGCACACTGCCTACGTGCAGGCGCTCCACCGCGTACATCGCTGTGGCCATCGACGCGGTGTAGATGCCGGCCTGCAGGCCGAAATCGGTGTCGTTCACCCGGTCAAGCGTGCGATCAAAGTCGTCAAAGGGCAGGATCGACACGATAGGTCCGAATATCTCGTCGTGGAGCACGCGCGCGCGTTCGGGAACATCGACCAGCACGGTGGGGGTAAAGAAGGCCCCGCGACGCTCGCCACCAATGGCGACGCGCGCGCCGTCGGCGATCGACTCGGCCACCCAGTCCGCCATGCGCTGCGCCTCGCGTTCAGAGATCAGTGGCCCGACGTCGGTCGCGGTATCTTTCTTCGAGCCGACAACGAGCTTCGCGGTACCCGCAAGCACCTGTGCGACGAGTTCGTCGTAGCGGCTGCGGTGCACGAAGACGCGCTGCACGGACAGGCAATTCTGCCCGGCGACTCCGAAGGCGCCGTCGACGATTCCGGCGGCGGCGGCCGACACGTCGCCGTCCTCACAGACGACGACGGCATTGTTGCCGCCCAACTCCATCAGCATTTTTCGTGCACCGGCAATACGCGCGAGCGCGTCGCCGGTGACCGGTCCCCCGGTGAACGAGACGGCCGCCACGCGCGGGTCGCTCACCAGCGCCGTGCCCGCCTCCCGCCCTGTAACGAGGACCGCCATCCGCTTTGCCGGCATGCCGGCCCGCAGCAGAATATCAACGAGCGCCAATGCCGACAGTGGCGTCGTCTGCGCCGGCTTAAGCACGATCGCGTTGCCGGCGATCAGGCCGGGACCGATCTTGTGCGCGACCAGGTTCATCGGGTCGTTGAACGGGGTGATTGCGGCGATGACACCAAGCGGCACACGACGGTTCCACCCAATCTTTCCCGCACCCCGGGGCGTATCGGCAAGAGGCAGGGTTTCGCCCTCCAACAAGTGCGCCGAGGCCGCCGAGAGTCGCAGCGTCTCAGCGGTGCGAGCCGCCTCTCGCGTCGCTTCGGTGATCGTTTTACTGCTCTCTGCTGAGATGATCCGCGCGAGCCGATCTGCTTCGTCGCGGACGATGGCCGCCGCACGCTCGAGTGTCTCTCGTCGCTCCCACAGTTCCCACGGGTCCTCCCGCAGACTCCGCTCCACTCCAGCTACGGCGCGGTCCATGTCGTGCACGTCGCCGACGTACACGTGAGCGATGAGGCTGTCGTCCTCAGGGTCGGTCACCGCGAGCGAAAGCTCGCTGGTGATCCACTTCCCGTCGATATATGCACCACCGGGGATACGACGCTCTTCCAAGCCGGGCTCAAACCCGACCTGGGGCATCTCGACGGTTTCACACATACAGGTACTCATCGCTCACGTTCTCCTTCGTCGGTTCTCGGCTACTAGCTCAGCTTGTCTTGCAGGGCGTAATAGGCCCCGCCAACCGGAAGGTGCAAAGCCGGATTTCCGAAGTAGCCGGGAATCCAGGGGTTCTTCAAGTCGCCCCAGACGTTCGCCGACGGGTTGCCCGTAATCACCTCGGTCATAACCTTGCCCATGTAGGTCGCCATCTGCACGCCATGACCCGAGTAGTTGAGCGAGTAGTACAGGCCCTTGTGCTGGCCGGCGTGCACCATCTGGTCCATCGAAATGTCAACCAGCCCGCCCCACATGTAGTCAATGCGTGCGTTCTTCGTCTGAGGGAAGATGTAGTGCATCGCCTTCTTCAAGATCTCGCCGCTCTCGCGATCCTGCGAGGGATCAGACAGTGCAAAGCGTGCGCGACCACCAAAAAGCAGGCGGTTGTCCGGCGTAATCCGGAAGTAGTAGATGAAGTTCTTGCTATCCGACGCCATGCGACGGTTCGGCATCAGCTCATCAACGAGCTCCTGGGGCAGCGGCTCAGTCACCACGATGAAGCTTCCCACCGGGATCACCCGTCGCTGCTGCCAGCCGAAGGGCTTGCCGGTGTACCCGCTCGTGCCGAGCACGACGCTGCCCGCGCGGATGTTCCCGCGAGTGGTCTTGAGGTCGTGCACGGTGCCACTGCCGATGCGGGTGAGGTCATACACCTCCGCCTTCTCGTGAATGGTCGCGCCTTCTTCGAGGGCGAGACGTCCGAGCTCGTGGCCGAACTTGCCGACGTGCATGCCGGCGCCCAGGGGGTCGACCATGGCGCCGTGATACACGTCAGAGCCGATCTCAGAGTGAATATTCGCCTTGTCGACAAGCTTCACCGGCTGCCCCACGAGCCGCTTGAGGGCCTCGGCGGTCTGCTTCATCCCCTCGAAGTGGGACTCTTTCCAGGCCAGGTTCATCTTGCCGGTGCGCGCGTAGTCAACCTGCAAGTCGTTGTCCTTGACGAGGTTCTCGATGAGGTCGATCGCGTCGTTGTACTCGGTGAAGTACTTGACCGCTCGTTCCTCGCCGTAGCGCTTGATCGCGTTGCGGAAGCCGATCGCGAGACCGGTGGTCGCCATGCCGCCGTTGCGACCTGATGCACCCCAGTTGACCGTGTTTGCTTCGAGGACAGCGACCGACTTGCCGGCGCGTGCCGCGTGGTAGGCCGTCGACAGTCCGGTAAACCCGGCGCCGACAACGGCGACATCGACCTCCTTGGGAATATCGGTCTGGGTGTAGTCACCGCTCGGCGTCGAAGTATCGAGCCAGTAGGAGTGCATCTTCACGTTCGGGTGCTCCGTCTTCTTCATGTGTGTTGCGTAATCTGGTGGCCGAGGCCGGGGGCCGGGCGGAAGCGCGGTGGCTTCCGACCGGCCGAGGTGCGTGTACTACTTCACTCGCGTGGTGTACT
This genomic stretch from Leucobacter sp. CX169 harbors:
- a CDS encoding alanine racemase, coding for MQQFPQVIERLGDQISTPAPIVLIDVVDDNIARMQEFADAHGKDLRPHVKTHKCLEIGRMQLEAGAIGLTAGNLSEAEIFAEDGCADIFLAYPLWAGGAKAERLQRLAQETQLSVGAESIAAIDQLAAAMGELVGLLGVVIEVDCGAGRSGVPPEAAGALAAHAQSRGLEPLGVFTYPGHGGRLGAREAAAADQADALRRAVASFANVGLEAHVVSAASTPTAAYSTDPVITEIRPGEYVFNDYDNARLGDCETGQIGLFVASTVVSDQGHRHVIIDAGTKALAREGSPERGFGQVPSFDGVLAKLNEYHGFLELPIGGERPTVGDRIAVVPHHVCPVVNAVEELIITDSSGTFHGRWRVAAQGQLN
- a CDS encoding cation diffusion facilitator family transporter, with amino-acid sequence MTSKNSVGTPPDRNDAHSHDEHSHEHDHSHGTEFSDGHPARPEAQDGGGHGHDHNHGLDGHATSGGKHRKKLVIVLSITATIFIVQLIGAYISGSLALLADAGHMLTDATGVLIALIATFVAALPATSKRTFGLMRIEVLSAMINGIVLSVICVVIVYSAIQRIGSDVEIETGPMLIAAIVGAVANVISLLILQSGQKESINIRGAYLEVLGDLIGSGAVIVAGFIIMFTGWNWVDQVAAFAIALLIAPRAYSLLKDVVHILMESTPKDVDLDQTREHLLSVPGVQEVHDLHAWTITSGVNALSAHVVIDEQDLDSRGYHKILDELHTCISEHFDTSHCTLQLEPVPHAEHEHSLHP
- a CDS encoding FAD-binding oxidoreductase, with protein sequence MKKTEHPNVKMHSYWLDTSTPSGDYTQTDIPKEVDVAVVGAGFTGLSTAYHAARAGKSVAVLEANTVNWGASGRNGGMATTGLAIGFRNAIKRYGEERAVKYFTEYNDAIDLIENLVKDNDLQVDYARTGKMNLAWKESHFEGMKQTAEALKRLVGQPVKLVDKANIHSEIGSDVYHGAMVDPLGAGMHVGKFGHELGRLALEEGATIHEKAEVYDLTRIGSGTVHDLKTTRGNIRAGSVVLGTSGYTGKPFGWQQRRVIPVGSFIVVTEPLPQELVDELMPNRRMASDSKNFIYYFRITPDNRLLFGGRARFALSDPSQDRESGEILKKAMHYIFPQTKNARIDYMWGGLVDISMDQMVHAGQHKGLYYSLNYSGHGVQMATYMGKVMTEVITGNPSANVWGDLKNPWIPGYFGNPALHLPVGGAYYALQDKLS
- a CDS encoding aldehyde dehydrogenase family protein — translated: MSTCMCETVEMPQVGFEPGLEERRIPGGAYIDGKWITSELSLAVTDPEDDSLIAHVYVGDVHDMDRAVAGVERSLREDPWELWERRETLERAAAIVRDEADRLARIISAESSKTITEATREAARTAETLRLSAASAHLLEGETLPLADTPRGAGKIGWNRRVPLGVIAAITPFNDPMNLVAHKIGPGLIAGNAIVLKPAQTTPLSALALVDILLRAGMPAKRMAVLVTGREAGTALVSDPRVAAVSFTGGPVTGDALARIAGARKMLMELGGNNAVVVCEDGDVSAAAAGIVDGAFGVAGQNCLSVQRVFVHRSRYDELVAQVLAGTAKLVVGSKKDTATDVGPLISEREAQRMADWVAESIADGARVAIGGERRGAFFTPTVLVDVPERARVLHDEIFGPIVSILPFDDFDRTLDRVNDTDFGLQAGIYTASMATAMYAVERLHVGSVLINETSDFRIDSMPFGGSKRSGVGREGVASAVREMSEPKNVIISRLG
- a CDS encoding GntR family transcriptional regulator produces the protein MNGVNALSAITSRPTAVVIADQLRESIIEGAFAPGDQINEAQVASQLNVSRGPVREALHRLVQEGLLLARPNRGVFVQELSVRDVAEVYEAREVIECAAAEIITKLEPERRNALADSLESVIDRMSVALAKDDWAGLGRIDLEFHTELVADSGNTRLVRAYATLATEALICLRHFPGAYPKPDRVVAGHREISDLLRSGDMTELHLVLHRHLSLNDYPLHTHDADGSLRHGRDEAHEAARV